From the Carya illinoinensis cultivar Pawnee chromosome 4, C.illinoinensisPawnee_v1, whole genome shotgun sequence genome, one window contains:
- the LOC122306592 gene encoding linamarin synthase 2-like: MGSIGVKKPHAACVPYPAQGHVNPMMQLAKLLHFKGFHITFVNTEFNHKRLIRSRGADHFKGLPDFRFETIPDGLPPSDRDATQDVPALSDSTRKNCLAPFKELVLKLNSVHESEVPPVSCIISDGTMGFASKAAEELGIPEIQFWTASACGFQGYLSFTELTKRGFVPFKDKSFMHDGKLDTPIDWIPGMKNIRLKDLPSFMRVTDTKDIMFDFLGSEAQNCLSSSAIIFNTFDEFEYEVLEEISARFPRNIYNIGPLSLLSRLVPDNQLKSLSTSLWKEDSKCLQWLDKREPNSVVYVNYGSVTVMTEQHLKEFAWGLANSKHSFLWIVRPDVVMGDSVILPEEFFEDIKDRGLIANWCPQGQVLAHPSVGVFLTHCGWNSTLESVCGGVPIICWPFFAEQQTNCRYACTSWGIGMEVNNDVKRDEIEALVKEMMAGDKGKAMRQKAVEWKKKAEEATDIGGSSYKNFERLIKEALH; the protein is encoded by the exons ATGGGTTCAATAGGAGTAAAGAAACCCCATGCAGCATGTGTTCCATACCCAGCACAAGGCCATGTGAACCCCATGATGCAATTAGCCAAGCTCCTACACTTCAAGGGTTTTCATATAACCTTTGTCAACACTGAGTTCAACCACAAGCGCTTAATCCGGTCCAGAGGAGCAGATCACTTCAAGGGCCTGCCAGATTTCCGCTTCGAAACCATACCGGACGGGTTGCCGCCTTCTGACCGTGATGCAACCCAAGATGTCCCTGCCCTTAGTGATTCCACAAGAAAGAACTGCTTGGCACCCTTTAAAGAGCTAGTGCTTAAGCTCAATTCTGTACATGAGTCTGAAGTGCCTCCTGTTAGTTGCATAATATCGGATGGGACTATGGGCTTTGCAAGTAAAGCTGCTGAAGAATTAGGCATCCCGGAGATACAATTCTGGACTGCATCGGCTTGTGGCTTCCAGGGATATCTGTCCTTCACTGAACTCACCAAAAGAGGCTTTGTTCCTTTCAAAG ACAAAAGCTTCATGCATGATGGAAAGCTTGACACACCAATTGACTGGATCCCAGGCATGAAAAACATCAGGCTCAAGGACCTCCCTAGCTTTATGAGAGTTACCGACACTAAGGATATCATGTTCGACTTTCTGGGGTCAGAAGCGCAAAATTGCTTGAGTTCTTCAGCGATTATCTTCAACACATTTGATGAGTTTGAATATGAAGTACTCGAGGAAATCTCGGCCAGATTCCCTCGCAATATATACAACATAGGCCCGCTTTCCCTGCTAAGTCGGCTTGTCCCTGATAACCAACTAAAGTCTCTAAGTACAAGCTTATGGAAAGAAGACTCGAAATGCCTCCAATGGCTCGACAAAAGAGAACCCAATTCAGTTGTTTACGTGAATTATGGCAGTGTGACTGTTATGACCGAACAACATCTGAAGGAGTTTGCATGGGGGCTTGCAAATAGTAAGCACTCATTTTTGTGGATTGTTAGGCCTGATGTAGTGATGGGAGACTCGGTAATTTTGCCTGAAGAATTCTTTGAGGACATAAAGGACAGGGGATTGATAGCAAACTGGTGCCCCCAAGGCCAAGTTCTGGCACACCCATCTGTGGGCGTTTTCCTAACACACTGCGGGTGGAATTCCACTTTGGAAAGTGTCTGTGGTGGTGTGCCTATTATTTGCTGGCCATTTTTTGCAGAGCAGCAAACCAATTGTCGATACGCTTGCACTAGTTGGGGGATTGGCATGGAAGTCAACAATGATGTTAAACGTGATGAGATCGAAGCACTCGTTAAGGAAATGATGGCTGGGGATAAGGGAAAGGCGATGAGGCAAAAGGCAGTAGAATGGAAGAAGAA